In Saimiri boliviensis isolate mSaiBol1 chromosome 12, mSaiBol1.pri, whole genome shotgun sequence, one genomic interval encodes:
- the NKX2-3 gene encoding homeobox protein Nkx-2.3 — protein MMLPSPVTSTPFSVKDILNLEQQQQHFHGAHLQADLEHHFHSAPCMLAAAEGTQFSDGGEEDEEEEGEKLSYLNSLAAADGHGDSGLCTQGYVHTVLRDSCSGPKEHEEEPEVVRDQSQKSCQLKKPLEAAGDCKAAEESERPKPRSRRKPRVLFSQAQVFELERRFKQQRYLSAPEREHLASSLKLTSTQVKIWFQNRRYKCKRQRQDKSLELGAHAAPPPPRRVAVPVLVRDGKPCVTPSAQAYGAPYSVGASAYSYNSFPAYGYGNSAAAAAAAAAAAAAAAAYSGSYGCAYPAGGGSGGGTSAATTAMQPACSAAGGGPFVNVSNLGGFGGGGGAQPLHQGAAAGAACAQGTLQGIRAW, from the exons ATGATGTTACCAAGCCCGGTCACCTCCACCCCTTTCTCAGTCAAAGATATTTTGAAtctggagcagcagcagcagcacttcCATGGTGCGCACTTGCAGGCGGACTTGGAGCACCACTTCCACTCAGCGCCCTGCATGCTGGCCGCAGCTGAGGGGACGCAATTTTCTGATGGAGGGGAGGAGGACGAGGAAGAAGAGGGCGAGAAACTGTCCTATTTGAACTCACTAGCTGCAGCCGACGGCCATGGGGATTCAGGGCTGTGTACCCAGGGCTATGTCCACACGGTCCTGAGAGACTCGTGCAGCGGGCCCAAGGAACATGAAGAGGAGCCCGAGGTCGTGAGGGACCAGAGCCAAA AAAGCTGCCAGCTGAAGAAGCCTCTAGAGGCGGCCGGAGACTGCAAGGCGGCGGAGGAGAGCGAAAGGCCGAAGCCACGCAGCCGCCGGAAGCCTCGGGTCCTCTTCTCGCAAGCCCAGGTCTTCGAGCTGGAACGCAGGTTCAAGCAGCAGCGGTACCTGTCGGCGCCCGAGCGCGAGCACCTCGCCAGCAGCCTGAAGCTCACGTCCACGCAGGTGAAAATCTGGTTCCAGAATCGCAGGTACAAGTGCAAGAGACAGCGGCAGGACAAGTCTCTGGAGCTGGGCGCACAcgcggccccgccgccgccccgccgcgTGGCGGTCCCGGTGCTGGTGCGGGACGGCAAGCCGTGCGTCACGCCCAGCGCGCAGGCCTATGGCGCGCCCTACAGCGTGGGCGCAAGCGCCTACTCCTACAACAGCTTCCCCGCCTACGGCTACGGGAACTCGGctgcggccgccgccgccgcagctgccgccgccgcggccgccgcggCCTACAGCGGCAGCTATGGCTGTGCGTACCCGGCGGGCGGCGGCAGTGGCGGCGGGACCTCCGCGGCGACCACTGCCATGCAGCCCGCCTGCAGCGCAGCCGGAGGCGGCCCCTTTGTGAACGTGAGCAATCTAGGAGGCttcggcggcggcggtggcgcaCAGCCTTTGCACCAGGGTGCTGCAGCCGGGGCCGCGTGCGCTCAGGGCACCTTGCAGGGCATCCGGGCCTGGTAG